The sequence AGGTGACCGCGTGGGCGGTCGCGCTCGCATTTTTCTTCTCGGCGGGAATAGGCGTGTTCTTTGGAGTGTACCCCGCCTATCGGGCTTCTCGGCTGAAACCGATCGTCGCGCTGCGGTACGAATAAGGACCGATGCGCCGCCAAGGCTTTCAGCATCAGCCTTGAAAGTCGCGAGGATCCACGCTTTCAAGAAAGTCACGAAACTGCTGAACCTGCACCTCTTCATCTTCTGAGGGGCTACTTTGGTCAGCTGTCACGGCGGCCTCGTCAAGGACTTGCTCGGCGACGTAAATTGGCGAGCCGGTCCGCACGGCCAGAGCTATTGAGTCGCTGGGGCGGGCATCGATAACCACGGTGCCGCTTTCGTCTTCCAGGAAGATAGCGGCGTAAAAGGTTCCTGCCTCAAGCCGGGTGATCTCGACTCGCGCGACCTGGTGGCCGAGTGTGGAGACTATGTTGCTCAACAAGTCGTGGGTCATGGGACGCGGAGGCTCGATGCTTTGCAGGGCAAGCAGAATCGATGCGGCTTCGGGGTGGCCGATCCAGATTGGCAACAGACGCGCCGAGGACTCCTCGTCGTCAACGGGCTTGAGGATAATTACCGGCTGGTTCGATGCCGCATCAACCGACAGCGATACGATCCGCACATGAACCAAGGTGCTTCTCCTTTCCCGGCGCGGGAGATCAAAACTTCTTTTTCAACTTGCCCAGAATCTTCTTTGCGCTTGAGCTGCCTTTTTTTTGCTTTGCGGCTTTTTCGACGACGTCTTCAAGCTTGTCCAATTTCTTTTCGAGACTTTTTGCGCCCTTGAGCACTTTTTTCAGGAAATCCATATTAGGCCTGCTTTCTTATGAAGAGTAACAGTTTACTTGCAACGTATGTGCCATTATCCCCCGAGCCAGGCAATCGTGCGCATCAAGTATTTGACGGGGGCCATTGCGCTTTAGTATTGTGTCGAGGCTGCTCCCCCTTAGGGGCCCGTAGCTCAGTTGGTTAGAGCGCACGGCTGATAACCGTGAGGTCAGTGGTTCGAATCCACTCGGGCCCACCAGCAAAATGTGAGATCTCCGCTCGTATGAGCGGGGCTTTCTTGTGTCAGGCGTCGTAAAATCGGGCGAGGTCTGCTTGGGGGAGACGAACGGAGACGGAAGTCGCTGCCACCTGCCGGATCAGCGCGCTACCGATATCGAGTCGCATCAGTAGCTTGGCATCGCTTCCTATGCCAGTTGTGACTGAGCAGCATGTGGCGATGCTGCTGTCGTCTGTGCGCAGAGGCGAATCCGCCTAACCAGCGCATCCACGCCGCCGGCACACCCTGTATGCTAAACTCAGGTCAGAAGCGCTGCCTTCATATTAAGTAATAAGAGGGGTCGCCGTGAGTACGGTTGGGGTTCCAACGCGAATTAAGGTAGTTGCATGGTCGTGCATACTGCTGGGGGCAATCGCCTTGGCCAGAACCGCGGTTCTGCTCTCTCAGGGTGAGGTGAGCCTCGACCCAGCAGCGCTGCTGCTTTTTGCAGGTATCGCTCTGCTCTTAGGATTGACCCGTTTCCGTATGTGGATCAGCGTGTACATCGCCTACGTGGTTACTCTCGTGATTGTCGGTCTGTCGCTCGTGCTGGCAAGAAGCTTCGACCGGATAGTGGTTGGGGGTTTGGTCATTGAGGCTTGGCCAGAAGCCCTCACCGCACTCATTTTCGTCGTGGCGCTCGCCTTAACAGCGTTCTGGGCCCTGTACAGCAGCCCTCGGCCTCGGTCAGACGCCGCCGCTCACTGAAATGTAGAGCTTGCTCTCAATGGCTGGGTGACAGAGGGCTGATAGGGGCTTGGCCCGCCGACGGGACTCCGGCACCGTCTCGGCCGGCTTACCAAGGAGGGAATTGTAATGCTCCTCGACTTCGACGGCCTTACCTGGATTCTGGGAGCACTTGTGCTCCTTGCGAGTGCCGCTCTCCGGAGGAGCTCTTGAGTCGATGAGGCCTGTCACAAGCTTCATGTCTCGGGTCAATTTCATACCCGGGGACCTAGGAGCGTACGGCATATTCTTCGACAGCAGGCAGCTCATTCTCAATGTCCTGCTAGCTGTTCCATTCGGTTTCGGTGTCAACTTCGTGCTGCAGCCCGGTCGTATAGGCATAGGCTGGTTAACGCTTGCCTTCGGAGTTGCAATCGAATGCCTGCAGTTGGCCATCTCGCTCACGCTTGGCTATGCCTACAGGGTCATCGATGTGAATGATGTGCTGCTGAACGCACTTGGTGTGCTGATTGGCTATGTCCTATTTCGTGTGTTTGCCAAGGTCTACCTGACAGTCATTCGGCGTGTTGAAACCGATCGGCTTGAGGGATTGGCCTCCTACTTACTCGAGGTCGCCATGGCTTCAGAATCGCCAAGGACTCCCCCACTGGGAGCCGCACCGAGCAGGGGTATCGGGACCGAGGACCGCTAGGCGCGCATTACATCATCCACATCGACGGATTTCCATCTGATGCGAATACCAGAAACGATCCTACATGCTGTATGATCTCCATCGACAGCGACGCCGCGACACGGTCGATGGATGATCTCGGTCGCCTGCGGGCCTCTG comes from Actinomycetota bacterium and encodes:
- a CDS encoding bifunctional nuclease family protein, with amino-acid sequence MVHVRIVSLSVDAASNQPVIILKPVDDEESSARLLPIWIGHPEAASILLALQSIEPPRPMTHDLLSNIVSTLGHQVARVEITRLEAGTFYAAIFLEDESGTVVIDARPSDSIALAVRTGSPIYVAEQVLDEAAVTADQSSPSEDEEVQVQQFRDFLESVDPRDFQG
- a CDS encoding VanZ family protein, giving the protein MRPVTSFMSRVNFIPGDLGAYGIFFDSRQLILNVLLAVPFGFGVNFVLQPGRIGIGWLTLAFGVAIECLQLAISLTLGYAYRVIDVNDVLLNALGVLIGYVLFRVFAKVYLTVIRRVETDRLEGLASYLLEVAMASESPRTPPLGAAPSRGIGTEDR